A region of Rhodamnia argentea isolate NSW1041297 chromosome 9, ASM2092103v1, whole genome shotgun sequence DNA encodes the following proteins:
- the LOC115755437 gene encoding E3 ubiquitin-protein ligase RGLG2-like — MGNKESRSNSGYYYDSRSYDSRSFRSSSNRSSFSENYHDHERKGKVQSKYSKIGDDYSSLEQVTNALAQAGLESSNLIVGIDFTKSNEWTGARSFNRKSLHHLADTPNPYEQAISIIGRTLSSFDEDNLIPCFGFGDATTHDQEVFSFYADNRPCEGFEEVLSRYRDLVPDVHLSGPTSFAPIIDTAIEIVDSSGGQYHVLVIIADGQVTRSVDTGHGHLSPQEQNTIDAIVKASEYPLSIVLVGVGDGPWDMMHKFDDNIPYRAFDNFQFVNFTDIMLKYMPTSKKETEFALAALMEIPTQYKATLDLQLLGCRRGTPGRFPLPPPKQIRSAKSYPKRMPSSTNEHRSGFSYASTPTESPSHKNCPVCLWSKKDLAFGCGHQTCYECGTDLTSCPICRTFITTRIKLYD; from the exons ATGGGGAATAAAGAATCGAGAAGTAACAGCGGCTACTACTATGATTCGCGCAGTTATGACTCCCGATCATTTCGAAGCTCATCCAATCGCTCTTCATTTTCTGAGAATTACCATGATCATGAAAGAAAAGGCAAGGTACAGTCAAAATACTCCAAAATCGGTGATGATTACAGCTCGCTGGAACAG GTCACAAATGCTCTTGCTCAAGCTGGCCTCGAGTCTTCCAATCTTATTGTGGGTATCGATTTCACAAAAAGCAATGAATGGACAGGTGCGCGATCATTCAACCGCAAGAGCCTACATCACCTTGCGGATACCCCTAATCCGTATGAACAGGCAATATCTATAATTGGGAGGACGCTCTCAAGTTTCGATGAAGACAATCTCATTCCTTGTTTCGGTTTTGGCGATG CTACAACGCATGATCAGGAAGTCTTTAGCTTTTATGCCGACAATAGACCATGCGAGGGCTTTGAGGAAGTTCTTTCCCGTTACAGAGATCTAGTTCCGGATGTACACTTGTCTG GACCGACATCATTTGCTCCGATAATTGACACTGCCATTGAAATAGTGGATAGCAGTGGTGGACAGTATCATGTCCTTGTGATCATCGCCGATGGACAG GTTACAAGAAGCGTTGACACGGGTCATGGCCATTTGAGCCCCCAAGAGCAGAACACAATAGATGCTATCGTGAAAGCAAG CGAGTATCCATTGTCCATCGTGTTGGTTGGAGTCGGGGATGGACCGTGGGATAtgatgcacaagtttgatgaCAACATTCCTTACCGAGCTTTTGACAACTTCCAG TTTGTAAATTTTACCGACATTATGTTGAAGTACATGCCCACATCCAAGAAGGAGACAGAGTTCGCCCTTGCGGCATTGATGGAAATACCAACACAATACAAAGCTACACTCGATCTCCAACTTCTTGG ATGTCGAAGAGGAACTCCAGGAAGGTTTCCTCTACCTCCACCAAAGCAGATCCGTTCTGCAAAATCTTACCCGAAGCGCATGCCCTCAAGCACTAACGAACACAGGAGTGGTTTCTCTTACGCTTCTACTCCTACTGAAAGTCCTTCTCACAAG aaTTGTCCCGTGTGCTTGTGGAGTAAGAAGGATCTTGCATTTGGATGCGGGCATCAG ACCTGCTATGAGTGCGGAACGGACTTGACCTCGTGTCCAATCTGTCGCACATTCATAACTACCAGGATAAAGCTTTACGACTGA
- the LOC125316502 gene encoding ankyrin repeat-containing protein BDA1-like, producing MSLQEAIAADSVNELYSLIEQDENILDHGSEGPFPNTPLHVAAGQGKTKVATEIATLKPPFARKLNRGGYSPIHLALQKKHYRTVRALMTLNPELVRVRGRGGITPLHFVAGERGDNGWDNVELLELLAEFLSACKSSIEDLTNQCETAVHVAVRTGNSEAFKVLFGWLKRVHLTRILDWKDQNGDTVLHIAAAERQPEIIKRLIGYTAVKAKNFQGKTALDIFQENPSGDQDLANRSRRLGRRAITPTLSLSQFFSKELTYFEKCANFFRIPDESARNIILIVSSLIAAATYQAALTPPGGYLQDSPSNPTANSTFVTANSSSMATGKTHGARDSIRRGSGLYEYAMLNSLTFFASIATIWATTFTAEANPLFHIPIPLLCLAYSVSLIVQTPQHPEVVAIYLRVLAGFCLIAVFCVPVLWRLFLNPACENEKHRAATRKDGRQKCVRPKTRNVESLDFLDFCKDAN from the exons ATGAGCCTTCAAGAAGCAATAGCAGCTGATAGTGTCAATGAGCTCTACAGCTTAATTGAGCAGGACGAAAACATCTTAGATCATGGATCCGAGGGACCCTTCCCAAATACTCCACTACACGTTGCCGCAGGGCAGGGGAAAACTAAAGTGGCCACGGAGATAGCCACCTTGAAGCCGCCATTCGCTCGGAAGCTGAATCGAGGGGGTTATAGCCCCATACACTTGGCTTTGCAAAAGAAGCATTATCGCACTGTGAGGGCACTGATGACCCTCAACCCTGAATTGGTTCGAGTCCGAGGAAGAGGCGGGATCACCCCTTTGCATTTTGTAGCCGGGGAAAGAGGAGACAATGGGTGGGACAACGTGGAGCTCTTGGAACTCCTGGCCGAGTTTCTATCTGCTTGCAAATCGTCCATTGAAGACTTGACGAACCAATGCGAGACTGCGGTTCATGTCGCCGTTAGGACGGGCAACAGCGAAGCATTCAAGGTTTTGTTTGGATGGCTTAAGCGAGTCCATCTGACGCGAATCTTGGACTGGAAAGACCAAAACGGTGACACCGTCCTACACATTGCTGCAGCCGAAAGGCAACCCGAG atcaTCAAGCGGTTGATTGGGTACACAGCTGTAAAAGCGAAGAACTTCCAGGGCAAGACCGCTctggacatcttccaagagaatCCTAGCGGCGATCAAGATCTAGCGAATAGGTCACGCCGTCTAGGACGTCGGGCAATTACTCCTACCCTCTCTCTATCACAGTTTTTTAGCAAGGAACTAACTTACTTTGAGAAGTGCGCAAATTTTTTCAGAATCCCAGATGAATCCGCTCGCAACATAATCCTCATAGTGTCTTCCTTAATCGCGGCTGCCACTTACCAAGCTGCTCTCACTCCTCCAGGAGGATACTTGCAGGATTCCCCTTCAAATCCCACAGCAAATTCCACCTTCGTTACCGCCAATTCCAGCAGCATGGCTACCGGAAAAACACATGGAGCCAGAGATAGTATCCGGAGAGGTTCGGGACTCTATGAGTACGCGATGCTCAATAGCCTGACCTTTTTCGCCTCCATCGCCACAATCTGGGCCACCACTTTCACTGCGGAGGCCAACCCTCTGTTTCACATCCCTATACCCCTTCTCTGCCTTGCTTACTCTGTTTCTCTTATTGTCCAAACTCCGCAACACCCTGAGGTGGTAGCAATTTACCTACGTGTACTTGCTGGGTTCTGTTTGATCGCCGTGTTTTGTGTCCCCGTGCTCTGGAGG CTTTTTCTTAATCCAGCTTGTGAAAACGAAAAGCACCGAGCTGCAACTCGCAAAGACGGACGCCAGAAGTGCGTGCGCCCCAAAACGCGAAATGTGGAATCTCTTGATTTCCTGGATTTCTGCAAAGACGCAAACTGA
- the LOC125316503 gene encoding E3 ubiquitin-protein ligase RGLG2-like: MGNKESRSNSGYYYDSRSYDSRSFRSSSDRSSFSENYHDHERKGVVQSKYSKIGDDYSSLEQVTNALAQAGLESSNLIVGIDFTKSNEWTGARSFNRKSLHHLGHTPNPYEQAISIIGRTLSSFDEDNLIPCFGFGDGQYLRMLLLEVTLTERVANYWMVGIPLVLQLHHATDIF; the protein is encoded by the exons ATGGGGAATAAAGAATCGAGAAGTAACAGCGGCTACTACTATGATTCGCGCAGTTATGACTCCCGATCATTTCGAAGCTCATCCGATCGCTCTTCATTTTCTGAGAATTACCATGATCATGAAAGAAAAGGCGTGGTACAGTCAAAATACTCCAAAATCGGTGATGATTACAGCTCGCTGGAACAG GTCACAAATGCTCTTGCTCAAGCTGGCCTCGAGTCTTCCAATCTTATTGTGGGTATCGATTTCACAAAAAGCAATGAATGGACAGGTGCGCGATCATTCAACCGCAAGAGCCTACATCACCTTGGGCATACCCCTAATCCGTATGAACAGGCAATATCTATAATTGGGAGGACGCTCTCAAGTTTCGATGAAGACAATCTCATTCCTTGTTTCGGTTTTGGCGATGGTCAGTACTTGCGGATGTTGTTACTAGAGGTAACACTAACTGAAAGAGTCGCTAATTACTGGATGGTTGGAATTCCATTGGTTTTGCAGctacatcatgcgacggatatattttaa
- the LOC115755435 gene encoding ATP-dependent 6-phosphofructokinase 2, whose product MAVSCPEVTANLTTSADTQSPSEQQRQRQDQSLDTFSFAPVSLQRLPHLADYLQNLQTLPNPLDSNRFFHPIDGFYIYPCDVILRQIVYDLSGMFSPPAPHLAYHRAGPRERVFFEPSEVRAAIVTCGGLCPGLNTVIRELVVGLWELYDVREIYGITAGYRGFYSCEPVKLSPKMVHGWHKRGGTALETSRGGFDLEKIVNAIEEKGFNQVYIIGGDGTMRGAVKIFEEIRRRKLKIAVVGIPKTVDNDIGIIDRSFGFQTAVEMAQQAINAAHVEAESAVNGIGLVKLMGRSTGHIALHATLSNRDVDCCLIPEVEFFLEGKGGLLEFLDRRLKENGHAVLVVAEGAGQSIIPRTESQKEERDESGNPVFLDVGGWLKSELKKWWDRDHPNELFTVKYIDPTYMIRAVPANATDNLYCTLLAHSGIHGLMAGYTGFVCGPINGTYAYIPLDDVAKAKNVVNTQDHKWAWVRSVTNQPDFVRS is encoded by the exons ATGGCGGTCTCATGCCCAGAAGTCACCGCCAACCTCACCACTTCTGCCGACACACAGTCACCGAGCGAACAGCAACGGCAGCGGCAAGATCAGTCGCTCGACACCTTCTCATTCGCTCCAGTGAGCCTCCAGAGACTCCCCCACCTCGCCGATTACCTCCAGAACCTCCAAACTCTGCCCAACCCGCTCGATAGCAACCGCTTCTTCCATCCGATCGACGGCTTCTACATCTACCCCTGCGACGTCATCCTCCGTCAGATCGTCTATGATCTCTCTG GTATGTTTTCTCCGCCGGCGCCACACCTGGCCTACCACAGGGCAGGCCCGCGCGAGCGCGTGTTCTTTGAGCCCTCTGAAGTACGGGCGGCAATCGTCACATGCGGAGGGCTGTGCCCGGGGCTGAACACAGTGATCAGAGAGCTTGTAGTGGGGCTGTGGGAGTTGTATGACGTCCGTGAGATATATGGGATTACGGCAGGGTACAGAGGGTTTTACTCGTGTGAGCCAGTGAAGTTGAGTCCCAAGATGGTGCACGGGTGGCACAAGAGGGGCGGCACCGCACTCGAGACCTCAAGGGGTGGCTTTGATCTCGAAAAGATTGTCAATGCTATTGAAGAGAAGGGGTTTAATCAG GTGTACATCATTGGTGGCGACGGCACAATGAGGGGCGCAGTAAAGATATTTGAGGAAATACGTCGCCGGAAATTAAAAATAGCTGTAGTTGGAATTCCCAAAACTGTTGATAACGACATTGGCATTATTGATAGGTCATTTGGCTTCCAGACGGCGGTCGAAATGGCGCAACAAGCAATCAATGCTGCGCATGTGGAGGCTGAAAGTGCAGTTAATGGAATTGGGCTTGTGAAACTGATGGGCCGAAGTACGGGCCACATTGCTCTTCATGCAACGCTCAGTAATCGTGATGTCGACTGCTGCTTGATTCCTGAAGTCGAGTTCTTCTTGGAAGGGAAAGGTGGACTGCTCGAGTTTCTTGACAGGAGACTGAAAGAGAATGGACATGCGGTGCTAGTGGTTGCTGAGGGCGCGGGACAGTCTATTATACCGCGAACCGAATCACAGAAGGAAGAGAGGGATGAATCGGGAAATCCCGTGTTCTTGGACGTTGGTGGGTGGTTGAAGTCAGAGCTGAAGAAATGGTGGGACCGGGATCATCCGAACGAGCTGTTCACAGTCAAGTACATCGATCCTACCTATATGATCCGGGCAGTCCCGGCGAACGCCACCGACAATCTGTACTGCACTCTTTTGGCTCACTCAGGAATTCATGGACTCATGGCTGGTTATACTGGCTTCGTCTGTGGTCCTATAAATGGAACCTACGCGTACATACCTCTCGACGATGTGGCCAAGGCCAAGAACGTGGTCAACACGCAGGACCATAAGTGGGCGTGGGTCAGGTCAGTAACCAATCAGCCTGATTTTGTGAGGAGCTAG
- the LOC115755436 gene encoding glucan endo-1,3-beta-glucosidase 5, with translation MLQPRTNVAIFSLFLVLSPSLPATESAIGVNWGTISFHRLRPSAVVDLLQQNKVQKVKLFDADPGSLRALEGSGIEVMLGIPNEMLAVLGSSSVASDLWVRQNVSSFVGKGGVAIRYVAVGNEPFLSSYAGQFQNYVMPALLNLQQSLAKANLAGYVKLVVPCNADAYEADLPSQGAFRPELTEIMTQLVSFLNSNGSPFVVNIYPFLSLYGSSDFPQDYAFFEGTTHAVTDGVNVYTNAFDGNFDTLVAALTKLGYGQMPIVIGEVGWPTDGAVSANLTAARAFNQGLINHVLSNRGTPLRPGVPPMDVYLFSLLDEGAKSVLPGNFERHWGIFSFDGQAKYALNLGMGNRLLRNARSVQYLPSRWCVVDPSKDLSAVTNHMKLACSVADCTTLNYGGSCNSLGAKGNISYAFNSYYQLQKQKSQSCEFDGLGMVTFLDPSVGECRFLVGVTDASSAAIGTHWRGVLVWVLVLWGVWVFEV, from the exons ATGTTGCAACCCAGGACCAATGTTGCAATCTTTTCGCTCTTCTTGGTGCTCTCGCCCTCGCTCCCGGCCACGGAATCCGCCATTGGAGTGAACTGGGGCACTATCTCCTTCCACAGGCTGAGGCCATCCGCGGTGGTGGATCTCTTGCAGCAGAACAAGGTACAGAAGGTGAAGCTGTTCGATGCGGACCCGGGCTCGCTCAGGGCTCTCGAAGGGAGCGGGATTGAGGTGATGTTGGGGATACCCAATGAGATGCTGGCCGTGTTGGGATCTTCGAGTGTTGCCTCTGATCTCTGGGTTCGCCAGAATGTGTCTAGTTTTGTGGGTAAAGGCGGTGTTGCCATCAG GTATGTTGCGGTAGGCAATGAGCCCTTCCTCTCAAGCTATGCGGGTCAGTTTCAGAACTATGTTATGCCAGCCCTCCTCAATCTGCAGCAGTCATTGGCCAAAGCCAATCTTGCTGGCTACGTGAAGCTGGTGGTCCCTTGCAATGCTGATGCATATGAAGCGGACCTTCCTTCTCAAGGGGCATTTCGTCCTGAACTTACAGAAATCATGACGCAACTCGTCTCTTTCCTGAATTCGAATGGTTCCCCTTTTGTAGTGAACATTTATCCATTCCTAAGCCTGTATGGGAGCTCGGATTTTCCTCAAGACTATGCATTTTTTGAGGGAACTACTCATGCTGTGACAGATGGGGTCAATGTATACACTAATGCATTCGATGGGAATTTTGATACTTTAGTTGCAGCACTTACCAAATTAGGTTATGGTCAGATGCCCATAGTTATCGGGGAGGTGGGCTGGCCAACAGACGGAGCTGTGAGTGCGAATCTCACTGCTGCTCGGGCATTTAATCAAGGCCTTATTAATCATGTACTTAGCAACAGAGGAACTCCGTTGAGACCTGGAGTCCCTCCAATGGATGTGTATCTCTTCAGTCTACTCGATGAAGGCGCCAAGAGTGTACTTCCTGGGAACTTTGAGAGGCACTggggaattttctcttttgacgGCCAGGCTAAATATGCCTTGAATCTCGGTATGGGCAACAGGTTGCTAAGGAACGCGAGGAGTGTGCAGTATCTCCCGTCTAGGTGGTGTGTGGTGGACCCATCAAAGGATCTTTCAGCCGTCACGAATCACATGAAGCTTGCTTGTAGTGTTGCGGATTGCACTACGCTCAACTACGGTGGATCGTGCAACAGTCTAGGAGCAAAGGGAAACATCTCATATGCATTCAACAGTTACTATCAATTGCAGAAGCAGAAATCACAGAGCTGTGAATTCGATGGGCTAGGGATGGTTACTTTCCTGGATCCGTCGGTCGGTGAATGTAGGTTTCTGGTCGGGGTAACTGATGCTAGTTCTGCTGCAATTGGGACACATTGGAGAGGGGTCCTTGTTTGGGTTTTGGTTTTGTGGGGTGTCTGGGTGTTTGAAGTGTGA